The proteins below come from a single Aegilops tauschii subsp. strangulata cultivar AL8/78 chromosome 6, Aet v6.0, whole genome shotgun sequence genomic window:
- the LOC141026201 gene encoding uncharacterized protein — MRNRCWTSDQLDRRGLPHQDACPFCDQEEETLDHILQTCVFARTVWRTLCSALGKPQWSPTAQDTLKEWCVARASGAHKPKELRALLTLGLWELWKHINAIVLDGASPLLEVVVRCVIAEGRAWQQASLLKGEVGSTFELLVGWAGSE, encoded by the coding sequence ATGAGGAACAGATGTTGGACTTCGGATCAGCTGGACAGACGCGGCCTCCCGCACCAGGATGCTTGCCCATTTTGCGACCAAGAGGAGGAAACCCTCGACCACATTCTTCAGACATGTGTGTTCGCTAGGACAGTCTGGAGAACCCTATGCTCAGCCCTTGGGAAACCGCAGTGGTCCCCAACAGCACAAGACACCCTCAAGGAGTGGTGTGTAGCAAGAGCGTCAGGCGCGCACAAGCCAAAGGAGTTGAGGGCGCTTCTTACCCTcgggctttgggagctttggaaGCACATAAACGCGATTGTCTTGGACGGCGCCTCTCCATTGCTGGAGGTGGTAGTTAGGTGTGTCATCGCGGAGGGTAGAGCTTGGCAGCAGGCGAGCCTGTTGAAGGGCGAAGTAGGCAGCACGTTTGAGCTTTTAGTAGGGTGGGCAGGCAGCGAGTAG